The proteins below come from a single Gordonia pseudamarae genomic window:
- a CDS encoding ABC transporter permease, translating to MTATTSTNTETNHEPVLPQKGIRTDTARKEAKTSISPLETITQSFSMAYRGVLKIRHNPEQLFDVTFQPIIFTLLFTYVFGGAISGDVTSYLPVIIPGIMVQTVVMTSIVTGTQLREDMDKGVFDRFRSLPISRISPLAGALLADVIRYFVATVLTVIMGIIMGWRPDAFGVVASALLIMVCSFALSWIFALMGCLMSKASAVQGVSMMIMFPLTFASNAFAPTDTMPGWLQAWVKVNPVSHLVSAVRDLTTDGHMSSHVGWSLLGAAVVTAIFAPLAVRAYMRNA from the coding sequence ATGACCGCGACAACCAGCACGAATACCGAGACGAATCACGAACCGGTCTTGCCGCAGAAAGGTATTCGCACCGACACCGCCAGGAAGGAGGCCAAGACATCGATATCCCCGCTGGAGACGATCACCCAGTCGTTCTCGATGGCCTACCGCGGCGTACTGAAGATCCGGCACAACCCCGAACAACTCTTCGACGTCACCTTCCAGCCGATCATCTTCACGCTCCTGTTCACCTACGTGTTCGGCGGGGCCATCAGCGGTGACGTCACGTCGTACCTGCCGGTCATCATTCCGGGAATCATGGTGCAGACCGTGGTCATGACCTCGATAGTGACCGGAACACAGTTGCGCGAGGACATGGACAAGGGTGTCTTCGACCGCTTCCGGTCGCTGCCGATCTCCCGGATCAGTCCGCTGGCCGGTGCGCTGCTGGCCGACGTCATCCGGTACTTCGTCGCCACCGTGCTCACCGTGATCATGGGCATCATCATGGGCTGGCGACCGGATGCCTTCGGGGTGGTGGCCTCGGCACTGCTGATCATGGTGTGCAGCTTCGCCCTGTCCTGGATCTTCGCGCTCATGGGCTGCCTGATGAGCAAGGCATCGGCGGTGCAGGGCGTTTCGATGATGATCATGTTCCCGCTGACATTCGCCTCCAACGCCTTCGCCCCCACCGACACAATGCCCGGCTGGTTGCAGGCGTGGGTGAAGGTCAATCCGGTCAGCCACCTGGTGAGCGCGGTGCGTGATCTGACCACCGACGGACACATGAGTTCGCATGTGGGATGGTCCCTGTTGGGTGCAGCGGTGGTGACCGCGATCTTCGCCCCGCTGGCGGTGCGCGCCTACATGCGCAACGCCTGA